ATTAAAAATGTGAAAAAGGTGCTTAACGTCCAAGTACGTTAATGCCGACAACGTTTAAATTCACCATACATTCTATTTATTCTTTTGGATTCAATCTGTGAGTTATAGAAAACTAATTTATGTCTGACTTCGAGATTGAGTCTCCACTTTGTAGGCAGACATGCACATGTCCAATTAATGACAATTATCCATTAAAAGCAGCACTTTTACGCATGCAGTGATCTTGAAGTACTGCTAAACTATAGGGGTGGCGGATTAAGATGAATGTAAATGGACAAGCACACAACTTATTTATTAATTCTCTACCAAATGTTTCCTTACTAGCTTAATTATCTCAAGGGAAGAGTCATACATGATGACATTCAGGTCAATAAACCATACTAGAGATTTTCAAACATATATAGTAAAGCTAATATCTGAACAAGAACAACGGAAACTAAAACATAAAAGGATTGATAGTCACCAAACTCATGCGCAACTTCCGTCATCAAGGTATCATCCAAACTAAAAAAATTAAACTTAAACATACCTGTTGGGTATGGTACCATCCAAACTGCAAAAATTAAACTTAAAACATACCTGTTGGGTATTAGAATCGATATCAAAAACTTTAGTAGGGCTACTTTCAACCCAGTCTTGCTTCTCTTCAAGAGTTAAGCTCTCCATCATATCCTCATTGATATGAATATCTGGTTCATACATGTAAGTGACAGTAGCAGCAGGTGACCATTTAGCATGGTCTTTCCCAATCCCTTTTCGAGCTATGGCTCTCAATCTCAACTCTTGCCCTCGTCGCAGCTTCACAATTATAATTCCCCTGGAAAAGAGCATCAAAACCACAAACTCCCAAATATCAGGGTACACAAAATAACCATTTCGGGTacatttctaaaaccctaaactaTGAAGTTTCTAAGAGGTTAAAACATGCAACTGAAGAGGCAAACAGAATAAATCTAGGGTTCCAAATCAAAACACATAAAACCACAAATTTAAGGTAACCCTCAAGAATTCCGAATGAACGCCCTACATTTTCAACATTTCTGAACCTAAACTATGATAACCCAACATTTTCAACATTTCTTAAACCCCAAAATTTGAAATTTCCTGAAAACCAAACTTATGAACAtttctaaaaacctaaaaaaggcAACGAGAGATTCAGTAAGTTTGCTTACTTATTCTCAGCCGAATCAAACCCCTCCGACCTTGCAGCGGCGAGCGCAACATCAACAGGGACGTCCATAAGATCAGAACTAATCAAATCAGCACTGGTAACATCTACAGTCTGATCTTCATCACACCTCACAGATAACTGAAACTCAACAGAACAATACGCACATTGACCATCACCATCACATGCATCACAATCACGAGAGAATCTCATCTCCATGGCACGGTCGCTGACGAGTGGAATAAGACCCAGTCGATGAGCTATAAACTCATcgttcaaaacagttgagttaaCTTCGATTTCAACTAGGTCGATTGCTATTGTTGGGACTTCGGAGATCATGATACGGCGGAGAGCGTTCGCCATGCTTGGATCGGTGTCGCGTAGCTCAAATTTCATGTAGTCATCTCTCATGCTTCGGATTTTGATTTTTGGAAATCTTTGGTATGAGATTCCAGACTCCATCTATGAAAACCCTGGGCTTTTCGTTTCCCACCTTCCTTTCTCTCGTCTGTAAAAGAACATAAGGTGTAAACCCTTTTAAAAggacgaattttttttttttttttttttttttttttttttttttNNNNNNNNNNNNNNNNNNNNNNNNNNNNNNNNNNNNNNNNNNNNNNNNNNNNNNNNNNNNNNNNNNNNNNNNNNNNNNNNNNNNNNNNNNNNNNNNNNNNNNNNNNNNNNNNNNNNNNNNNNNNNNNNNNNNNNNNNNNNNNNNNNNNNNNNNNNNNNNNNNNNNNNNNNNNNNNNNNNNNNNNNNNNNNNNNNNNNNNNNNNNNNNNNNNNNNNNNNNNNNNNNNNNNNNNNNNNNNNNNNNNNNNNNNNNNNNNNNNNNNNNNNNNNNNttgattatatccatcaaccatgaatgcaccgctgaaagtatattcaaaaatatggatagttcaaattcattattgttgcttacctcttcatcatcactgctttcttcttctgtatcaaaggcttcatcttcactatcagtagataaatccaaatcagacatgttcacctaaaaagatgataaaagtacttttttttattagaatcatcattatttcaaaagcataaaagtatatgtatatagaaaataagcatatagaatataaagttcataaattcaatcataataaccataaagatgtcaacccataaaaattagtagcaatcaatccataacaataagttctcaactagaagaaaagaaaaattaaatactaatagttatgaagaaaaacgatcaaatgttgtaactctaaaagcccattaaacctaatagaaacttgcaaagatgacaggtttatgcttttaactttgaaccaatccacaactttctctcttcaggagtaaaacgtatgaataagttcttcttgtgattgttatccagcatttcaattactttcagcttatcttccaaagaaatttcattcatgccataaacaagatcccatacttggttatctttcttatccttatcaattctgcgcatttctttttcaattttgcggtcttctttctctttcgcaataagagcatgcattgaatcaatagaagaagcaatcgatgaactgttggcaatcaatttctctagataatcatactgcccagtaggattagttgatgtagaagagtcaccaatgtcacaccttgatcttttctttggtgccgtttttctgacaggaattttctttgtgttcatatcttgagtttcatctttatcttgtttatcactttcctctaagccatat
The nucleotide sequence above comes from Papaver somniferum cultivar HN1 chromosome 8, ASM357369v1, whole genome shotgun sequence. Encoded proteins:
- the LOC113302779 gene encoding DNA-directed RNA polymerases II, IV and V subunit 3-like, with protein sequence MESGISYQRFPKIKIRSMRDDYMKFELRDTDPSMANALRRIMISEVPTIAIDLVEIEVNSTVLNDEFIAHRLGLIPLVSDRAMEMRFSRDCDACDGDGQCAYCSVEFQLSVRCDEDQTVDVTSADLISSDLMDVPVDVALAAARSEGFDSAENKGIIIVKLRRGQELRLRAIARKGIGKDHAKWSPAATVTYMYEPDIHINEDMMESLTLEEKQDWVESSPTKVFDIDSNTQQVKVYDAEAYTYDDEVIKKAEAMGKPGLVEITAREDSFIFTVESTGAVKASQIVINAIEVLKQKLDAVRLSEDTVEADDQFGELGAHMRGG